In Mixophyes fleayi isolate aMixFle1 chromosome 11, aMixFle1.hap1, whole genome shotgun sequence, one DNA window encodes the following:
- the UTS2 gene encoding urotensin-2, translating into MQKLHFCCVILACFFGPLSSLPIIDPNEDSFRLPDSKMEFGELSRWDNTHLLQNLPVFLNRGRDLNIDTDDIYSKEGLSLGNYNIEDSMKEEFFDKHPRISLLNHLQSKERKQHKKRAGNLSECFWKYCV; encoded by the exons ATGCAGAAGCTTCATTTTTGCTGTGTGATTCTCGCCTGTTTCTTTGGTCCTCTCTCGTCGCTTCCGATCATTGACCCAAACGAAGATTCCTTTCGCTTACCAG ACTCAAAGATGGAGTTTGGAGAACTGAGCAGATGGGACAACACTCATTTATTGCAGAACCTTCCGGTATTTCTAAACCGCGGCCGAGATCTGAACATTGATACAGATGACATCTACAGCAAAGAAG GACTCAGTCTAGGAAACTATAATATTGAGGACAGCATGAAAGAG GAATTCTTTGACAAACATCCACGGATATCACTGCTGAATCACCTACAATCCAAAGAACGGAAACAACACAAGAAGCGGGCAGGGAATCTGTCCGAATGTTTCTGGAAATACTGCGTCTGA